One window of the Trifolium pratense cultivar HEN17-A07 linkage group LG2, ARS_RC_1.1, whole genome shotgun sequence genome contains the following:
- the LOC123908414 gene encoding uncharacterized protein LOC123908414, which produces MENYSYQSYPDSGNSSPRSREIEFENPPTGTTTTAPWEDQQQNQTSSYKAKFMCSYGGKIQPRTHDNQLSYVGGETKILAVDRNIKFPLMISKLCSLIEAPDVSFKYQLPGEDLDALISVTNDDDLDHMMHEYDRLYRASARPARMRLFLFVNESDSVSNPPDPVKPNNVDYLFGIEKPVTVVAPPPTAVKFHDPVPEPVAPLPEYHNHNHVRPGLNPDRVVDSDPGLNHPLEIQRQLQRMQIAENEQTGYRRKSEDYPAGDYYVQKVPEKFPAMSNFTPPPPQHQQQHQQQHQPGYWQEKPVSGEVYPPGVSGGGDPAVYMVPAPGTYYHAPVMRPPATQGYYTVQRMPSDAYREAQVYGGAPPSKAPFSSGTSATYAPAQPVKGPVYGEGVSVVRSSGIPDNTVNSYAHVAYDSASGRQVYYNAPGGVVHAPPYQGVAAPVTTDVKVMSKISQGSV; this is translated from the coding sequence atggaaaattattcaTATCAATCATATCCAGATTCAGGTAACTCATCACCACGTTCGAGAGAAATCGAGTTCGAAAACCCACCCActggaacaacaacaacagcaccATGGGAagatcaacaacaaaaccaaacaaGCAGCTACAAAGCAAAATTCATGTGCAGCTATGGTGGCAAAATCCAACCAAGAACACACGACAATCAACTCTCTTACGTTGGTGGTGAAACTAAAATCCTAGCCGTTGATCGTAACATCAAGTTTCCATTAATGATCTCAAAGCTCTGTTCTCTCATCGAAGCACCTGATGTTTCCTTTAAATACCAACTCCCTGGCGAAGATCTCGATGCACTTATCTCAGTAACTAACGACGATGATCTTGATCACATGATGCATGAATATGATCGTCTCTACCGTGCTTCCGCTAGACCCGCTCGTATGCGATTATTTCTTTTTGTTAACGAATCTGATTCTGTTTCAAATCCACCCGACCCGGTTAAACCGAATAACGTTGATTATTTATTCGGAATTGAAAAGCCTGTAACCGTTGTTGCTCCGCCACCTACTGCCGTTAAATTTCACGATCCTGTTCCAGAGCCGGTTGCTCCGTTACCTGagtatcataatcataatcatgtTCGACCCGGTTTGAATCCTGATCGGGTTGTAGATTCGGATCCAGGTTTGAACCATCCGCTTGAGATTCAGAGGCAGTTACAACGGATGCAGATTGCGGAGAATGAACAAACTGGTTATCGGAGGAAAAGTGAAGATTATCCTGCCGGAGATTATTACGTTCAGAAAGTGCCGGAGAAATTTCCGGCGATGTCGAATTTCACACCACCACCGCCGCAGCATCAACAGCAACATCAGCAGCAGCATCAACCTGGTTATTGGCAAGAAAAACCTGTTTCCGGCGAGGTTTATCCACCGGGAGTGTCCGGAGGAGGTGATCCGGCGGTTTATATGGTTCCGGCACCGGGAACTTACTATCACGCGCCGGTGATGCGTCCACCGGCAACTCAAGGTTACTACACGGTGCAACGAATGCCGTCTGATGCTTACCGTGAAGCGCAGGTTTACGGTGGCGCTCCTCCGTCTAAAGCGCCGTTTTCGTCGGGAACTTCGGCGACTTATGCACCGGCGCAGCCGGTTAAAGGTCCTGTTTATGGTGAAGGAGTTAGTGTGGTTCGTTCGAGTGGGATACCGGATAATACGGTAAATTCATACGCACATGTGGCGTATGATAGTGCAAGTGGCAGACAAGTTTATTATAATGCTCCGGGTGGTGTAGTACACGCTCCTCCGTACCAAGGAGTTGCTGCACCTGTTACTACAGACGTTAAAGTGATGAGCAAGATTTCTCAAGGTTCAGTGTGA